From Pirellulales bacterium, one genomic window encodes:
- a CDS encoding response regulator: protein MLLIEDEQEIRRFLRVSLTSAGFDLTEAEDGQDGLRQAAMSPPDIVVLDLGLPDIDGMAVLSQLREWSHVPVIVLSARGREFEKVQALDAGADDYLTKPFGLDELLARLRVSLRHVNKRAGSVTPQLRVRDLEIDLDARRTTMRGQELRLTPIEYRLLAFLARHAGKVLTHRQLLKEVWGPDSVHETHYLRVYMTGLRRKIEDEPARPKYLLTEPGVGYRLAAE from the coding sequence GTGCTCCTGATCGAGGACGAACAAGAGATTCGTCGGTTTCTGCGCGTGTCGCTAACGAGCGCGGGATTCGATTTGACGGAGGCGGAGGACGGTCAAGACGGCCTGCGGCAGGCCGCCATGTCGCCCCCCGACATCGTGGTGCTCGATTTGGGGCTGCCGGACATCGACGGAATGGCGGTGCTGTCGCAACTTCGCGAATGGTCGCACGTGCCCGTCATCGTGCTCTCCGCGCGCGGACGGGAATTCGAGAAAGTTCAAGCGCTTGACGCCGGCGCCGACGACTATCTTACGAAGCCATTTGGCCTGGATGAGTTGCTGGCGAGGTTGCGTGTCAGTCTGCGACACGTCAACAAGCGCGCTGGGTCCGTAACGCCCCAATTGCGCGTGCGAGACTTGGAGATCGACCTCGATGCGCGACGCACGACGATGCGCGGCCAAGAGTTGCGACTCACACCCATCGAATATCGACTACTCGCGTTTCTCGCGAGGCATGCGGGCAAGGTGCTCACGCATCGTCAATTGCTCAAGGAAGTCTGGGGACCAGATAGCGTGCACGAGACGCATTACTTGCGCGTGTACATGACCGGCCTGCGCCGCAAGATCGAGGACGAGCCCGCCCGGCCAAAATACTTGTTGACCGAGCCGGGGGTCGGCTATCGGCTGGCCGCGGAGTAA
- a CDS encoding sensor histidine kinase KdpD: MSSDGRPNPDQLLARVEAEEAKNRRGKLKIFFGAAPGVGKTFAMLEAGRKAAKEGVDVVVGYLEPHARPETQALALGLDALPRKEVPYRGQTLLELDLATALARRPALLLVDELAHTNAPGLLHAKRYQDVLDLLEAGIDVYSTVNVQHLESLNDLVARITGIVVRETIPDSIFDQADEIALVDIAPDDLIERLRDGKVYIAQQAQRAIKNYFTKGNLIALRELALRRSAERVEAQMDDFRKAHSISRIMPASERLLVCVTASPSAPRLVRATKRMATALRAQWHAVYVETPAHAQPSGEDRDRLAQTLHLAEQLGGEPATLFGADVVTELLRFASESNATKIIVGKPHQPRWKELLRGSFVNELARRLGDIDLYVISGDADARLRAMRGSSQPRASWRAYLLAAALLAAVTGIGFELSGRLQPINLVMLYLLALVLVAARWGRGPAIFATIASVAAFDFFFIAPYWNFAVSDTEYLITFGVMLVTGLTISTLTNRVRMQAQAAGQRERRTAALFSMSRDLLNASSALQTAATAARHISVTFDGEVFLLIPKPRKPMRPVELEVMLPIGTPPQPLADHDLAVASWAFENGEVAGRGTDTLPSADTTFFPLRANDQCVGLLGVRPAKLGAFMGADQRQLLETFAGQLALNLERIQAAEAADRAQVAIATERLRNSLLSAVSHDLRTPLATIMGASSALVDRGDTMELANRRELATSIYSETERLNSFIANLLEMTRLEAGAMAPRREWHSIEESIGVVLSRFTRQLADRLVTTHVDPEMPLASFDELLIQQVLANLVENAIKYSPNLTPIDISASTTESDLVVEVADRGKGITTEEAAKIFDKFYRAPSVARRAGAGLGLAVCRGIVELHGGRIWAENRVGNGAAIRFSIPRGKAPTTSRAGAANDLLSQS; this comes from the coding sequence ATGTCCAGCGATGGCCGTCCCAATCCCGATCAACTGCTTGCTCGCGTTGAAGCCGAAGAGGCAAAGAATCGGCGCGGAAAGCTGAAGATTTTTTTTGGCGCGGCGCCTGGCGTGGGTAAGACGTTCGCCATGTTGGAGGCAGGCCGCAAGGCGGCCAAAGAAGGCGTTGATGTCGTTGTGGGCTATCTAGAGCCCCACGCTCGCCCCGAGACTCAAGCTCTCGCACTGGGCTTGGATGCCCTCCCTCGCAAGGAAGTTCCTTATCGTGGCCAGACGTTGTTGGAGCTCGATCTCGCGACAGCGCTCGCTCGCCGGCCGGCGCTGCTGCTGGTAGACGAGCTGGCGCACACGAACGCGCCAGGGCTATTGCACGCCAAACGCTACCAGGATGTATTAGACCTGTTGGAAGCGGGCATCGACGTCTATTCCACCGTTAACGTCCAGCATCTCGAAAGCCTGAATGATCTGGTCGCGAGAATCACGGGCATTGTCGTCCGCGAAACGATTCCCGACTCGATTTTCGACCAGGCCGACGAGATCGCGCTGGTGGATATCGCTCCGGATGATCTCATCGAGCGTCTGCGCGATGGCAAGGTGTACATTGCGCAACAGGCGCAACGCGCGATCAAGAACTACTTCACCAAGGGCAATCTCATTGCGCTGCGCGAGCTGGCGTTGCGCCGCTCTGCGGAGCGCGTCGAAGCCCAGATGGACGACTTTCGCAAGGCGCATTCGATCTCGCGCATCATGCCGGCGTCGGAGAGGTTATTGGTATGTGTGACCGCCAGCCCCTCAGCGCCGCGCCTGGTCCGAGCCACCAAACGCATGGCGACCGCGTTACGGGCGCAATGGCACGCCGTGTACGTCGAGACACCCGCTCATGCCCAACCATCGGGTGAGGACCGCGACCGCCTTGCGCAAACGCTTCATTTGGCCGAACAGCTCGGCGGTGAGCCCGCTACGCTCTTTGGCGCGGATGTGGTAACGGAGCTACTGCGGTTCGCGAGTGAGAGCAACGCCACCAAGATTATTGTCGGCAAGCCGCATCAACCGCGATGGAAAGAGCTGCTGCGCGGATCATTTGTCAACGAGTTGGCCCGACGACTGGGAGACATCGACCTCTACGTCATCAGCGGCGACGCCGACGCGCGGCTGCGCGCCATGCGCGGCAGCTCGCAGCCACGCGCCTCTTGGCGCGCGTATCTGCTGGCTGCGGCGTTGCTGGCTGCGGTGACTGGGATTGGATTTGAATTGAGCGGCCGACTGCAGCCGATCAATTTGGTAATGCTGTACTTGTTGGCGCTGGTCCTTGTCGCCGCTCGCTGGGGACGTGGTCCTGCGATCTTTGCCACGATCGCCAGTGTGGCAGCGTTCGATTTCTTCTTCATCGCGCCGTATTGGAACTTCGCGGTATCCGACACCGAGTACTTGATCACTTTTGGCGTGATGCTCGTCACCGGGCTGACAATCAGCACGTTGACCAACCGAGTGCGAATGCAGGCCCAGGCCGCCGGCCAGCGCGAACGGCGCACCGCAGCCCTTTTCTCCATGAGCCGTGACTTGCTCAATGCCAGCAGCGCATTGCAAACGGCGGCTACGGCGGCGCGCCACATTAGTGTCACGTTCGACGGCGAAGTGTTTCTGCTGATTCCCAAACCGCGCAAGCCAATGCGCCCCGTCGAACTGGAAGTCATGCTGCCAATCGGGACGCCGCCGCAACCGCTGGCGGATCACGACCTGGCGGTCGCGTCTTGGGCATTCGAGAACGGCGAGGTCGCTGGCCGTGGCACCGACACTTTGCCATCCGCCGATACGACATTCTTTCCGCTCCGCGCCAACGACCAATGCGTTGGTTTGCTCGGAGTGCGCCCCGCGAAGCTAGGCGCGTTCATGGGCGCCGATCAACGACAATTGCTCGAAACGTTTGCCGGTCAACTCGCCTTGAATCTCGAACGGATCCAAGCGGCCGAGGCCGCCGATCGCGCACAGGTCGCCATCGCCACCGAACGCCTGCGCAACTCGTTGCTCAGCGCTGTCTCGCACGATTTGCGCACGCCACTCGCGACGATCATGGGCGCCAGCAGCGCGCTGGTCGACCGTGGCGACACAATGGAACTCGCGAATCGCCGCGAATTGGCGACATCTATCTACAGCGAGACCGAGCGGCTCAACTCCTTTATCGCCAATCTGTTGGAGATGACACGCCTCGAAGCCGGCGCCATGGCCCCGCGCCGAGAATGGCACTCGATCGAAGAAAGCATTGGCGTCGTGCTATCGCGATTCACGCGGCAGCTCGCCGACCGACTTGTCACGACGCATGTCGATCCTGAAATGCCGCTGGCGTCGTTCGACGAACTGTTGATCCAACAAGTGCTTGCGAATCTGGTCGAAAACGCCATCAAGTACTCGCCAAACTTGACACCCATCGATATTTCCGCCTCCACCACCGAGAGCGATTTAGTGGTCGAAGTCGCGGATCGTGGCAAAGGCATCACGACCGAGGAGGCGGCGAAGATCTTCGATAAGTTCTATCGCGCTCCTTCCGTGGCCCGTCGCGCCGGCGCCGGCTTAGGACTGGCCGTGTGCCGTGGCATCGTCGAACTGCATGGCGGCCGTATCTGGGCGGAGAACCGAGTCGGGAATGGCGCCGCAATTCGTTTTTCAATACCTCGCGGCAAGGCGCCGACCACGTCCCGTGCTGGCGCGGCCAACGACCTGTTGAGTCAATCTTAG
- the kdpC gene encoding potassium-transporting ATPase subunit KdpC produces the protein MLKIVRSALLLLALLSLLTGLAYPLLVTGIAAQVFPHQANGSLVTRNDNVVGSELIGQSFTAQGYFWGRPSATAPMAYNGAAGAGTNAGPTNPALRQSVVDRLAAIKKSHPDQAGVVPIDMVTSSASGLDPHITPAAALYQAARVAHARGLPEQSVRDLISQHTQTRTFGVLGERRVNVLLLNLALDGQAK, from the coding sequence ATGTTGAAGATTGTCCGCTCCGCATTACTTCTACTCGCGCTATTGTCTTTACTCACTGGACTAGCCTATCCGTTGCTAGTCACCGGCATCGCGGCGCAGGTGTTTCCGCACCAGGCCAACGGCAGTCTGGTGACGCGCAATGACAACGTCGTAGGGTCGGAGTTGATTGGACAATCGTTCACCGCGCAGGGTTATTTTTGGGGACGGCCGTCGGCCACTGCGCCCATGGCTTACAATGGCGCGGCCGGTGCTGGCACAAACGCCGGCCCCACGAATCCCGCCTTGCGGCAGTCAGTTGTCGATCGCTTGGCAGCGATCAAGAAGTCCCATCCAGATCAAGCCGGCGTCGTGCCAATCGACATGGTCACCTCGTCGGCTAGCGGACTCGATCCCCATATCACGCCCGCCGCGGCGCTATATCAAGCTGCGCGAGTTGCCCACGCCCGCGGACTACCCGAGCAGTCAGTCCGCGACTTGATTTCGCAGCACACGCAGACTCGTACTTTCGGTGTGTTGGGAGAGCGCCGCGTGAATGTGCTCTTGCTGAATCTCGCTCTCGATGGGCAAGCGAAATAG
- the kdpB gene encoding potassium-transporting ATPase subunit KdpB — protein sequence MTTQAKARPLWDPPIVQRAMMDSLKKLDPRRQVRNPVMFTVYVGSAITTVLLAQALAGQGEASAGFIGAIAAWLWFTVLFANFAEAMAEGRGKAQADTMRQSRRDTFAKRLVEPRRDATALQVASSALRTGDIVLVEAGDYIPGDGEVIEGVASVDESAITGESAPVIRESGGDRSSVTGGTRVLSDWIIVRITANPGETFLDRMIGLVEGAKRQKTPNEIALDILLAAMTIIFLLACVTLLPLSIYSAKAAGQGQPVTVTVLIALLVCLIPTTIGGLLSAIGIAGMDRMIQANVIAMSGRAVEAAGDVDVLLLDKTGTITLGNRQAVEFLPADQVGVQQLADAAQLASLADETPEGRSIVVLAKEKHGLRGRELHDHAAHFIPFSAQTRISGVDIDGRQIRKGAASAIETFVAASGGQINSNVMLDVQRVSKAGGTPLVVADGAKALGVVHLKDIVKGGIKERFAELRQMGIKTIMITGDNPLTAAAIAAEAGVDDFLAQATPEAKLKLIREYQAGGRLVAMTGDGTNDSPALAQADVAVAMNSGTQAAKEAGNMVDLDSNPTKLIEIVGIGKQLLMTRGALTTFSIANDVAKYFAIIPATFAATYPALNALNVMNLAPGTAILAAVIFNALIIVCLIPLALRGVGYRALPAAELLRRNLLVYGLGGLIVPFFGIKLIDLVLGALGAA from the coding sequence ATGACCACGCAGGCCAAAGCTCGACCGCTCTGGGATCCCCCGATCGTTCAGCGCGCGATGATGGATTCGCTGAAAAAGCTCGATCCGCGACGCCAAGTTCGCAATCCCGTGATGTTCACCGTGTACGTCGGTAGCGCCATCACGACGGTGCTGCTGGCGCAAGCGCTGGCTGGACAGGGCGAGGCGAGCGCCGGCTTTATCGGCGCCATCGCCGCCTGGCTGTGGTTCACCGTGCTGTTCGCCAACTTTGCCGAGGCAATGGCTGAAGGCCGTGGCAAGGCCCAGGCCGACACCATGCGGCAATCTCGCCGCGACACGTTTGCGAAGCGTTTGGTCGAGCCAAGGCGCGACGCCACAGCGTTGCAAGTCGCTTCCAGCGCTTTGCGCACCGGCGACATTGTGCTGGTCGAAGCCGGCGACTACATCCCGGGCGATGGCGAGGTGATCGAGGGTGTGGCCTCGGTGGACGAAAGCGCCATCACTGGCGAAAGCGCGCCAGTGATCCGCGAGAGCGGCGGCGATCGCAGCAGCGTCACGGGCGGTACACGTGTCCTTTCGGATTGGATCATCGTCCGCATCACCGCCAATCCGGGCGAAACCTTTCTCGACCGCATGATCGGCTTGGTCGAAGGCGCCAAGCGCCAAAAGACGCCCAACGAAATCGCGCTGGATATTCTGCTCGCGGCAATGACCATCATCTTCCTGCTGGCTTGCGTCACCTTACTGCCGCTCTCGATATATAGCGCGAAAGCCGCGGGCCAAGGGCAACCAGTTACGGTCACAGTCTTGATTGCGTTGCTTGTGTGCTTGATACCCACCACCATTGGTGGATTGCTGTCCGCGATCGGCATCGCTGGCATGGATCGCATGATCCAGGCTAATGTCATCGCCATGTCGGGCCGCGCGGTCGAGGCCGCCGGCGACGTCGATGTGTTGCTGCTGGATAAGACCGGCACCATCACCCTTGGCAACCGGCAAGCGGTCGAGTTCTTGCCTGCGGATCAAGTGGGTGTGCAGCAGTTAGCCGATGCCGCACAACTGGCATCGCTCGCCGACGAAACGCCGGAAGGGCGGAGCATCGTTGTGCTGGCCAAGGAAAAGCACGGCTTGCGCGGCCGGGAACTACACGATCACGCGGCGCACTTCATCCCTTTTTCGGCACAGACACGGATCAGCGGCGTCGATATTGATGGTCGCCAAATTCGCAAAGGGGCAGCCAGCGCCATCGAAACGTTCGTCGCGGCGTCTGGCGGCCAGATCAATTCCAACGTGATGCTCGATGTGCAGCGCGTCTCCAAGGCGGGAGGCACGCCACTCGTAGTTGCCGATGGGGCGAAGGCCCTTGGCGTCGTCCATCTCAAAGACATTGTCAAAGGTGGGATCAAAGAGCGATTCGCCGAGTTGCGGCAGATGGGCATCAAAACCATCATGATCACCGGCGACAACCCGCTCACTGCCGCGGCGATCGCCGCTGAGGCCGGAGTCGATGACTTTCTAGCGCAGGCCACGCCAGAGGCCAAGCTCAAGCTCATTCGAGAGTATCAAGCCGGCGGGCGACTAGTCGCCATGACTGGCGACGGTACGAACGATTCTCCAGCGCTGGCTCAGGCCGATGTGGCCGTCGCCATGAACAGCGGCACCCAAGCCGCCAAAGAGGCCGGCAACATGGTCGATCTCGATAGCAACCCCACCAAGCTCATTGAAATCGTCGGCATTGGCAAACAACTGCTCATGACTCGCGGCGCGCTGACGACTTTCAGCATCGCCAACGACGTGGCCAAATACTTTGCCATTATCCCAGCGACGTTCGCCGCCACCTATCCCGCGCTCAATGCGTTGAACGTCATGAATCTGGCGCCAGGCACCGCAATCCTGGCGGCGGTCATCTTCAACGCGCTAATCATAGTCTGCTTGATTCCTCTGGCGCTGCGCGGTGTTGGCTACCGTGCCTTGCCCGCGGCAGAACTGCTGCGTCGAAACCTGCTCGTCTATGGGCTGGGGGGGCTCATCGTCCCGTTCTTCGGAATCAAGCTCATTGACCTTGTTCTGGGCGCGCTGGGGGCGGCCTGA
- the kdpA gene encoding potassium-transporting ATPase subunit KdpA, giving the protein MTAVAIGQLLLFVIVLTLIVKPLGSYMARVYQGEPCGLDRGIGWIERGCYRLAGVDPNEEMGWKKYAAAMLVFNLLGLLAVYGLQRAQHRLPLNPEAIAAVSPDLAFNTAVSYATNTNWQAYSGESTLSYLSQMLGLTVQNFVSAATGMAMLVALIRGITHRSATTLGSFWVDLTRSTLYILMPLSIALALAQVSQGVVQTLRPYETVTLVEPTTDANGQVVTTQRLALGPAASQIAIKQLGTNGGGFFGVNSAHPFENSTPLCNFLECLAILILPAALCYTFGLMVGDARQGWAIYTAMLLIFVGLLGVCYWAEQTGNPLFGELGVDERASAGQGGGNMEGKEVRFGVAASALWATVTTAASNGAVNSMHDSYTPLGGLVPMWLMQLGEVVFGGAGSGLYGMLMFAIIAVFIAGLMVGRTPEYLGKKIEAYEMKMASLVILFPPLVVLGFTALAIVTTAGTATISNPGAHGLSQVLYAFSSAGNNNGSAFAGLGANNVFYNLTTGIAMLVSRYWLAVPVLAIAGSLAQKKYTPPGAGTLPTHTPLFVVMLIGVVIVVGALTFIPALALGPIVEHLLMLGY; this is encoded by the coding sequence ATGACTGCGGTCGCGATCGGACAGTTGCTGTTGTTTGTCATCGTGCTAACCCTGATCGTCAAACCGCTTGGTAGCTACATGGCTCGTGTCTATCAAGGAGAGCCCTGCGGACTCGATCGCGGAATCGGTTGGATCGAACGCGGCTGCTATCGGCTCGCCGGTGTTGACCCCAATGAAGAGATGGGTTGGAAAAAGTACGCCGCCGCGATGCTGGTGTTTAACCTGCTGGGGCTCTTGGCGGTATATGGCCTGCAGCGAGCCCAGCATCGATTGCCGCTGAATCCCGAGGCCATCGCTGCAGTGTCGCCCGATCTGGCGTTCAACACGGCCGTTAGCTACGCCACCAACACCAACTGGCAGGCATACAGTGGCGAGTCGACCCTCAGCTATCTCAGCCAAATGTTGGGACTCACGGTGCAAAACTTTGTTTCCGCCGCGACGGGCATGGCGATGTTGGTGGCGCTCATTCGCGGCATCACTCACCGCTCGGCGACAACCCTGGGCAGTTTCTGGGTCGATCTCACACGCAGCACCCTATATATACTCATGCCGCTCTCGATCGCGCTGGCGCTCGCGCAGGTGTCTCAAGGGGTTGTGCAGACGCTCCGGCCGTATGAAACGGTGACTCTCGTCGAGCCAACGACTGACGCTAATGGACAGGTCGTCACGACACAGCGATTGGCGCTCGGGCCGGCCGCATCGCAAATCGCCATCAAGCAGCTCGGCACCAATGGAGGTGGTTTCTTCGGCGTCAATTCGGCTCATCCGTTTGAGAACTCCACTCCGCTTTGCAACTTTCTGGAGTGTCTTGCAATTCTGATTCTGCCCGCAGCCCTGTGTTACACCTTCGGGCTGATGGTCGGCGATGCGCGCCAAGGTTGGGCGATCTACACCGCGATGCTGTTGATTTTTGTGGGCCTGCTTGGCGTGTGCTATTGGGCCGAACAGACAGGTAACCCCCTGTTCGGCGAGCTTGGCGTCGATGAACGAGCCAGCGCGGGGCAAGGAGGCGGAAACATGGAAGGCAAGGAGGTCCGGTTCGGAGTTGCGGCGTCCGCGCTCTGGGCAACCGTCACCACTGCCGCGTCCAATGGAGCAGTGAACTCCATGCACGATTCGTATACGCCGCTTGGCGGACTCGTCCCGATGTGGCTGATGCAGTTGGGCGAGGTCGTCTTTGGTGGTGCTGGCAGCGGCCTCTATGGCATGTTGATGTTCGCCATCATCGCCGTCTTCATCGCGGGTCTCATGGTGGGTCGGACTCCTGAATACCTCGGTAAGAAGATCGAGGCCTATGAGATGAAGATGGCCTCGCTGGTGATACTTTTTCCCCCATTGGTTGTATTGGGATTCACAGCGCTCGCCATTGTCACAACGGCCGGCACGGCAACCATCTCCAATCCCGGCGCTCACGGCCTGAGCCAGGTGCTTTACGCCTTTTCTTCCGCCGGCAACAACAACGGCAGCGCGTTCGCTGGACTCGGCGCGAACAACGTCTTTTACAATCTCACTACCGGAATCGCGATGCTCGTCTCTCGGTACTGGCTGGCCGTGCCCGTGTTGGCCATTGCCGGTTCACTGGCGCAGAAAAAGTACACTCCACCCGGCGCTGGCACGCTACCCACGCACACGCCGCTGTTTGTGGTCATGCTGATCGGCGTGGTGATCGTAGTTGGCGCCCTCACGTTCATCCCCGCGCTGGCGCTCGGACCGATTGTTGAGCATCTGCTGATGCTCGGCTACTGA
- the kdpF gene encoding K(+)-transporting ATPase subunit F, with amino-acid sequence MSAIYVFGAVVSLLLLVYLIIALLKPEWFS; translated from the coding sequence ATGAGCGCCATTTATGTTTTCGGGGCAGTTGTCAGCCTGCTGCTGCTTGTTTACCTGATCATTGCGTTGCTCAAGCCGGAGTGGTTTTCATGA
- a CDS encoding hemolysin III family protein, translated as MAALTGSFRLADVASSALAPRKSAATRSSVSPAQSAAALVRAAASAAPPIESNLWSQLATATAHLAQALQRPADHARSAAESVAEERLNTWTHGLGLALSVIGVAYLATWSLMMGGAARVTACGFYGATLLLMYAASTLYHKAQCPRRKLRLQLCDHAAIYLFIAGTYTPFLVILMRNPMGYGLLAAVWSLAAVGVYNKVRHANCLEQTSPLPCLCLGWLVIIAFKPLLAVLPLGGLLLLFAGGVSYSAGVVFFCRDDKPGFHAIWHLFVMGGSALHFGAIAIYVAA; from the coding sequence ATGGCCGCGCTCACTGGATCGTTTCGACTCGCCGATGTCGCTTCATCGGCCCTCGCGCCCCGCAAATCGGCTGCTACCCGCAGTTCTGTGTCCCCTGCCCAAAGTGCTGCCGCACTCGTCCGGGCTGCTGCCTCCGCCGCGCCACCGATCGAATCGAATCTGTGGTCACAGCTTGCGACCGCCACGGCTCACTTGGCTCAGGCCCTCCAGCGTCCAGCCGATCACGCTCGTAGCGCCGCGGAATCGGTGGCCGAGGAGCGGCTGAACACCTGGACGCACGGCCTGGGGTTGGCGCTGAGTGTGATCGGCGTTGCTTACCTCGCCACCTGGTCGCTGATGATGGGGGGCGCCGCGCGCGTGACTGCGTGCGGATTTTATGGCGCCACGCTGTTGCTCATGTACGCTGCATCCACTTTGTACCACAAGGCGCAATGCCCACGACGGAAGCTGCGACTGCAGCTTTGCGATCATGCGGCGATCTACCTGTTCATCGCCGGCACGTACACGCCTTTTCTCGTCATCCTGATGCGCAATCCCATGGGTTATGGGTTGCTCGCGGCTGTCTGGTCGCTCGCCGCCGTTGGCGTCTATAACAAGGTGCGCCACGCCAACTGCCTGGAACAGACCTCGCCCCTGCCGTGCCTCTGCTTGGGCTGGCTTGTGATTATCGCCTTCAAGCCCCTGCTCGCAGTGTTGCCACTTGGCGGATTGCTGCTGTTGTTCGCGGGCGGCGTCAGCTATTCCGCTGGCGTGGTCTTCTTTTGCCGCGACGACAAGCCTGGCTTCCACGCCATTTGGCATCTGTTCGTGATGGGGGGCTCCGCGCTGCACTTTGGCGCCATCGCCATCTATGTGGCGGCCTGA
- a CDS encoding aminotransferase class I/II-fold pyridoxal phosphate-dependent enzyme gives MTTTLQIAHAQQPSPETNEEYSLVEVLRARENGVDFRTAAAMFASAVEHFEAKGHNLYRRMLLEPNDAEALVDYPRESFERRMIMLASNNYLGLANHPRVIEAACEAAHLYGAGAGSSPLLVGTFPTTRRLETKLASFKGAEEACVFATGYSANVGVISAVCGKNDVVILDRLSHASMVDGANLSGAQIKVFRHNDVDHLDRVLRRNRDAKTRLVAVEGIYSMDGDAAPLDEILKVVRRHDALLLVDEAHSTGVLGEGGRGATAHFGVEGQIDLHVGTLSKALGACGGFVAGNYDLVNYIRYFARSGMFSTAPSPMVTAAAAALDVIQSEPWRVDQLWDNCRFMHSELKRLGFTISGAPSPIIPVIVGSMPILRQMTLELHQANICVNSVPFPAVPHGSERLRISLTANHTREQLVEALRCLERAAYNAGLFQSKAVA, from the coding sequence ATGACCACCACGCTGCAAATCGCCCACGCTCAACAACCTTCGCCAGAAACCAACGAAGAATACTCGCTTGTCGAGGTGCTCCGCGCCCGAGAAAACGGCGTCGATTTTCGCACCGCCGCCGCCATGTTCGCCAGCGCCGTCGAGCACTTCGAGGCGAAAGGGCACAACCTATATCGCCGGATGCTGCTCGAACCGAACGACGCCGAGGCGCTGGTCGACTATCCGCGCGAGTCGTTCGAACGCCGTATGATCATGCTTGCCAGCAATAATTATCTCGGACTTGCCAATCACCCGCGGGTGATCGAGGCCGCCTGCGAGGCCGCTCACCTGTACGGCGCCGGCGCCGGCAGCTCGCCGCTGTTGGTCGGCACCTTCCCCACCACCCGCCGCCTGGAAACCAAGCTGGCGAGCTTCAAGGGCGCCGAAGAAGCGTGCGTCTTCGCCACCGGGTACTCGGCCAACGTCGGCGTCATCTCCGCCGTTTGCGGCAAGAACGATGTGGTCATTCTCGATCGCCTCTCGCATGCCAGCATGGTCGACGGCGCCAATCTCTCGGGAGCGCAAATCAAAGTCTTTCGGCACAACGATGTGGATCATCTCGATCGCGTCTTGCGCCGAAACCGCGACGCCAAGACGCGTCTGGTCGCCGTCGAGGGCATCTACAGCATGGATGGCGACGCCGCGCCGCTCGACGAAATCCTCAAGGTCGTTCGCCGGCACGATGCGTTGCTCTTGGTCGACGAAGCGCACTCCACCGGCGTGCTCGGCGAGGGCGGCCGTGGCGCCACTGCGCATTTTGGCGTGGAGGGACAGATCGATCTCCATGTCGGCACCCTCAGCAAGGCCCTCGGCGCTTGCGGCGGGTTTGTCGCCGGCAACTACGACCTGGTGAACTACATCCGCTACTTCGCTCGCTCGGGCATGTTCTCCACGGCCCCTTCGCCCATGGTCACCGCCGCCGCCGCCGCGCTAGATGTGATTCAATCCGAACCGTGGCGCGTCGATCAACTGTGGGACAACTGCCGGTTCATGCACAGCGAGTTGAAGCGGCTGGGCTTCACGATCAGCGGGGCGCCTAGCCCGATCATTCCGGTGATCGTCGGCTCGATGCCGATCTTGCGGCAGATGACGCTTGAACTGCATCAGGCGAACATCTGCGTCAATTCGGTCCCCTTTCCAGCGGTGCCGCACGGCAGCGAGCGCTTGCGAATCAGCCTCACGGCCAATCACACCCGCGAGCAACTGGTCGAGGCGCTGCGATGTCTGGAGCGAGCGGCCTACAACGCCGGCTTGTTCCAATCCAAGGCGGTTGCCTGA